The genomic region AGGTTGAATCCAACAAGAGGGGGTATTAAACCTGAGTTTTTAGTAATTAATGTGACAAGTCTAAATGGGTGGACAAGCGCTCTCAAGACACTCATGTGAGATATAACATAAATGTTAAATTAATGACATGCTGCCACTTGAATATTTATATGCGCATATATATTTTTAGTGATTATCTTAATTCTttaaagagaaatataaatattGATGAATTGAAGAACAGGAAGGTAGCtcttttaaaaacagaaaatgtaaGTATATGAGTAATTATCAGCATTTACCTAACGAGTtaagtttttttataaaaatagttctACCAAAATAAGAGAAGAGATTATAGATATATGCATGGTGAATATTGGCAGTAGCAAACAATGATAATAATGATGGATATATATGGCATATGGTGGGATATGATGATGCATGAATTGAAGGTGTGTTCGCTTTCATTGATCACCCCACAGCATATGCGCGTGCACATGGCCATTGCATGCAAAGAACATACACACACCACCTATCTATCTTTCTGTgccctctttctctttcttatttttattttcaattatttttctttctttgataTATATGATGATATGATTAGCATAGGATACCATGTTAGAGCCTTGAATACGCCCATCTACCATGTCACACTTACTTTGTATATTTGGGTTATTAGTTAGTGTGGATTGGGTTTATCAAATACTAACCCATCATCAAATGAATCTTTTTACTTCTCTGTAATCTAAACCTTGTTGAAGAAGCTTATAACTAAGCTATCTCAATTACAAAAGTCAACAGAATCATCAGCTTGGTTTTTTATAATCTGCATTTGCTGCACTGTGATATGTATGGTTATTtgtcttaataataataatataattgatATAATCATTGTGCAATAGGAGAAGTTTATAAAAAAGTTGGCAGAAGTTCAGGCCTAACATGCCGAGGCTCAAGCACAGGGAATGGAGCTACAACCAATTGATGAAGGCTTGATTTGGGAGGAAGTGTGTGGTGGGCAAAAAAAGAATCGAGTTTACGGAAAATGGTCATTCTTTTCTAACTCTCAAGTCTGGAACCACTTCTGCCAATTCTGTATCTGGAAGAGCACCAAGAAATTAAAATTCTGTTCCTAATTTGCGAGAACAGATTCATAATCTCAATGAAGAGCTTTTTCAGCGTGTTACTCAACAAACAGATGAGCGTATTAGTAAGTTGTTAGATACACGCTTAGCTCCTTTGGAAAAGAttcaaaagaagttagaaaagttgGAACAGGCAATTGGAAAGGCCAAGAAGGAAAAGCTGAAATATAAGAGATGGAATGAGGCTTATGTTAGCTATTATGAGAAAGTTAGAGCGTCAAGTAATTCTAGTGCAGTTCCAATACCACCGCCACCACCGCCACCCTCAATGTCTTCGGATGAGgactatgatgatgatgaggatgaaaatgacactgaagactatagctgatagttttaatattataaatattcgaatacaaattagataaaaatttgtattaaatttatatttattttgtatgaaaataagtttattttttaattagaaaaataaaaaaaattctattttaccttactgacggatttacagacggattttctgtctgtaatcagagtgtgagatgatttttcaaagttcaaattacagaaaaaaatctgtcagaaaatccgtctgtaattatttTTCGTCTgtgattacagacggaaaattcgtcggaaagttcgtcgtcttcgggaaatggatggagaatttacagaggaaaaatccgtcggtaatttttcgacggaaaaaaatctgtcggtaaataatttccgacgggacttttacagagggacaaaatccgtcagtaatttcgtcggtaaccaaaaatccgtctataataaagactaaatctgtctgtattaagccattttctagttgtgtttATAGCATGTATCCACCAAATGGCATGTTTTGTGACAGAAAGAACACACTTTAGGatgtcctcttcctcctctactgCCCTTTCCTCTACCAAAATAGTCTCTGCCTCTATAGTTACTACTATTGGAAAATGGAATTGACTTTCCACTTTCGATAATATCTGAGGAGCTGATTAAAGCGTGAGCTTCAATAGCGTCAGTAGAGTGTAACTATCTTTCTTGTTGAGTGAGCATTGAGAAAGCAGTGTTGACATTAGACATTAGTATTAAAATCATGATCTGAGAACGCACATGACTATATTCCTCATTGAGGCCTCGGAGCAGTCTTACTAACTTTCTATTCTTCCAGTAACCTCGCATCACACCTAATCCACCGCAACATACGATTCCACAAGAACAGCTCGGAATCGATTGAAAATTGTCAAGTTCTTCCCAAATTGCCTTTATCTTAATGAAATAGGTTGTTATGCTAAAGTCACCTTGTTTTAACGCATACAGTTCCTGTTCTAGTTCAGCCACTCTAAACACATCTCCCTGATGATATCTATGACTCAGATCATTCCAAACATCATGCGCTGACTCACTCCACATAGCACTTTGAGAAATCTCGCTATGAAGAGACAAATTTATCCAAGACAGTACATACGTGTTGCATTATTTCCTAAGCAAGATAATTCAGATGATTCTTATCGGGTTTAGGTAAAGAACTATCAAcaaattcaaatttatttttcgatCTCAAAGTAAGTCGCATCGCTCTTAACCAAGCATGATAATTGGAAGGATTTAAGGTAACATTCACAATCAAGGCTCCAGGATTCTCACCTGGATGCAAGTAGTAAAGACTATTCATATATGGATTCACAGGCATTTGATTCTGCTTGTTCCGACGAGTTAGAAAGTGTTGTAGTTTGGAGAGTTGAATTAAGAGCTTCGTGATGCTTTGAAAGTCACTCGGAGAGAACGCATCTTCCATGTCTGATCCTTGATCCTCTATTTGTTCCTCATTCGCCATAGATGGGCCGAATCGGGAACCCTTAACAAGAACTTCGTCTTTCTTCCTCGCATTCTCAAATTCTCTTCACAGATGCAACCTCCACGCTCATCGCACGATGACAAAAGCGTGAGCACGATCAATTCGAGGTTACAGAAACTCAATAATGATGAGAGAAGAGAGGcaaagagagaaaggaaaaaaGTCAAAGATAAACTTGCTGAAGTAAAATATAGCATCTCAAAAATGAGACTCATTACAAGAGTTGCTATATATACACTGTAACTCAGAGTACCTAACTATAACTCTACTGTAGTTACTTTTTAATCATACATCTAACAAATTTTTAACTATGATAAATTAATGATACAATTAGTGAACTTGGTTAACTTACCGCCTAATGTAATAGATTGTGCAAGATTGATATCAAAGTTGGAGAAAACATTACAAAAGGTaatgaaactataagaattacaTGGTGTAATCATCACTAGTGGTGCGTGATTATGGTGGATTCAGGGAGTAAAACAAAAGGCTAAGTTTATGTGGGATTGAATAGATGATTGAAAAAGGTACTAGATCATAGTAGCTAATGTTGTATTGATATGCGGGTCATCTTTAAATTCCATTGTCGAGAAGAATACATTTGTTATTTGTTAGTCTTCAAGGTTTAAGTTTACTGCTGCATAAAGCTCACTGAATGAGGTGATTTTTATAGTAGACAATAGAAGGTTAGAGACCATGATTTAGATGGATGTTACACTacaaaaaaagagtttaaaatgaAATTTGTATTACGGCAGTTCTTAAGAACCGCCATAATATTTAGATATTACGTCATTTTGTTGTTGCCATAGTTCATTCATATTTTGTGGCGGTTTTCGGTAATTCTGGCGGGTTTGAACGGCCATTGTCATTAAGTATATTTAAAATGCACAAATTGACCAAAGCCTCGTTTCAAAAACGCTACCCTGTATTACCGTGTTCGAGCAAAAAGTTGAAACACTATGCGATCTCCTCCTGCATTCTCCTTCGACGGCGATATTCTTCGGTGATATCTCCTCCAGCGAAGATCTCCTCCAACAGCGATCTCCTCCGGCGATGTCTGCTCCAGCGACGATCTCCTCCGGTGATGTCTGCTCCAGCGACGATCTCCTCCTGCGACGTCTGCTCCAGCGACGATCTCCCTCCTCCGACGTCTCCTCCAGCGACGATCTCCCTCCTCCGACATCTCCTCTAGCGACGATCTCCTCCGGCTTCCTCCTTGTCGTCCTCTATGTCCTCCCTGCCAAATCTTCAGTGTCTCCCTTTTGTTCCGGATCAGCAGTTCAACTCGCTATTTCTTCACATTCTAGGGTTCAAAGTATGAATTATTTCTCTGCTTTGCTAGATTTTTTGCCAATTCAATTGAAACATGAGAGTGCGTGAATACGTGGATATAAATTCCTTGTGATTTTTGTTGTTATTCATTTGGTACTAATTTTTAAgcttttttgaatttgttattatTGGAGAAAAGTGAACTGTatattttgattttcttattttttcaatgTGCTGTGAGGTTTTGGTAGTATATTTGTGTTTTAGCTTGTAAATACTAAGTGGAGTATGTGAGAATGGCACAGGGAAGTAGAAAAGCTTTGTTGTCACTTATAAACCAGGTATTAGATCTGGCAAAGATTGAAGCTGGTAAGTTGGAGCTTGAAGCTTCGCTGTTTGTCGTGTATGATGTTTTGGATGATATAGTATCATTATTTTCAGAAAAGTCTCCAGGAAAAGGAATAGAGGTGATAAATATATTATATGCTATGTTTTATCATGGTAGAAATTGAACTTATTTGGACCCTTGTTttgtttcatatatatatatatatattaaagagATTGGGAATTGTGTAAATGCGAATGTTAAGTTCTCTATGGATGGATAATATGGGTGATATAACTGGTCAAGGCGCAAACTCAGCATACATCATAGCTCATATATCATGTTGTAATTGAGGCATTTCAGGTCAGTTTAGTGGTTATATATCGTTAGTACTTGGAAGGATTCTTGGTCTCGGAGCTCGATTTAGGGTCTATGAAATCATCACTGCCTTTTATAAGGGTAATTCCTATATTTTTTCTGCAAATCAATTGTGTGGTAAATAGCATTTTATGATTCAGCCTTTTAGGAAATACTCACATAAGAAACTAGTATTGCTTTGTTCCAAGTGACTATATGTCCCTCTTCATAAAACTGTACAATTTTAGTCCATGGATTTTCAAGGGTTGTCTTTGAAGTTCTAAAACTAGCAGCACAAAATAAAAAGCTATTTAGAGTCTTCTGCACAGGTATTTTACCCTCTTACtctctttctttttgtttatatATTGATATATAGATTTACTTCTAACTCACAAGCCAAGGCATTCATAATTGAGCTATTAAATTTGAAATCTTTACCCGGAGCCAGTAGAAAAAGGTCTTTGTGTTCAAATGTATTGCCGATGCCTGATTGTTTGGTTTTTGATAGTCACTCCACTATCATTCATTGAACACATAAACATTGCCACTTAGTAGGATAAAGCTTGGTTTTTGAATGTTGATTTTTTGCAAAATTTCGGTTTCAATTTTGTCCACCATTTCACTTGATTAATGCATGTGAACCCTGCATCTCTAGTTTGGTCATTATAGAAATTTGTGATCTGAACTTCAAACCTTTTGtgctttgtattttttttatttttgactcCCAATTTAATCTAGTTGCTTTTTTTGTTCAAATGTGCTTCTCTTGAATCAGGTCAGATGAAGAAGTTGGTCCCTTGTCTCCTTTATTTGTTAGTATTGCTGCTGGATTGTCAGCTTCAGTTGCTACTGCAGCTTCTCATGCCTTTGATACTACAAGAACTAGATCACAGTGCACTGTGCTACCAAAGGCATGTTTTGCACTGTGCACTTGCCAATAGCTTTGTTTTGTTTGGTTATTACTATTATTCTGTAATTCACCTCAAATATATGTCTATTTGTTTTTCTTATCTATTGGTACTTTTGATGGCATTCTAGGGATATTCTACAACTTCAGGGAAGCTGAGAGCCCTGCTGCAAGGTATAATACATGCTAATTCAAATCTTGAGTTAAGGCCCTTGTGGTTAAGAAGTAGTTTGAGGTCAAAGGTTAGCATCTTTGCACTGTTTTTTCACAGTTTTTAGTTCTATTGTAAATCCTAATGggcattttaaaaattatttttcaaaagttgAATTGCTTCAGTAACTAATCTTGAATATTAAATTTCAGACTAGTGTTTACACCAACCATAACTTGTTGACTGTTCCAGTTGGTATTAAACAAAAGCATAATGTTGATGCCATATAAGGTGAAACAACATAAGGACATGTGCCAAGAAGTAAAAAATAATGCCTTAACCGCAATGAATGCACACACTAATTACCTTCACTAGCCACTCTTAGCCTTAACCGCAAACACGTGACTAATGCCAAGAATGATATTAACATATCCTCATAAATAAATTTGGTCTTTCTTCCTCGTAAAGCAAGAAATTTGTTCTTACTTTTTTCCAAGCATACTTGCATTTTCATACCATTAGAACAAAACCTTTTAAGGGAACTAATTGCTAGTAATTAGTCTATTTGTTCGAATTTGGAGGTGCTGGTGCATGTAATATATCTGAGAAAATATTATTGATTTGAGATTAGAGGTGCTGGTGCTAGTAATTAGTTTATAGATGATGATTGAGCAATGTACCATTGCCTTCTTTGTTGTGGTGGTTTCCTGAGATGTAAACTTGCATTTGTTGCATGGTTTATTTTCTAAACTTATAATATCAATTTGGTTTTTGTCAGGTGATTTGCTAAAAGATTTCTGCATTCTGATATAGTGTCTATTTATGATCATGCCTTTCTTTGGGATGAGGATTTAGGAGTGGAGCATTTTTCTCCTTCAAGGTATGAGTAACACATTTGTGGCTCTTTCTCTACTGGTGCTATTTGATATTTGAGTGCTGTCTGGCCAGCTTCTCACATGAAATATTTTGACCGTTTCATATAAGCAGAAATTTTTGGTTTGGGGTAAATGTGATACAAAATCTTCATTCCAGAGACTAGACTGGAAGGGTGAACAGTTTTGTTCccaaattttctaaatttttaagtAATAGATTGTTACAAAATCTGTGATGCTAAGGCATAAAATGATGCAAACATTTAGTAATAATGCACTTATTGCACTCTACGATGCTAAGGCATAAAATGAGTTATATAAATTAAGATCATGAATATAATTTGTTGTTGCAAAGGTGTTCAAGTATCTTTTCCTGTGTCCATATGGACTAGGCTTTATTCTTCAGAAAATGGTATGGTATCATGTTTACAAATATTAAAGGTGTTCTATTACTTGAAGTTCAATATATTGAGAAATTGAATGCAACTCTGTAGGGATTCACAGGGAACTTCAATATACCTGAAGTTCAATATATTACTTGAAAGGATTCACAGTCAGAAATTGAATGCAACTCTGCTTGTCTCTTATTATGAGCAAGATAACATTTGATTTTCATTGCAGAGATGTTTGAGCTTCATCTGGAAGAGTTACATGCAAAGCAAGAAGAAATTGCAAAGCGTGATAATGATATTAAACTCATGGAAGC from Arachis ipaensis cultivar K30076 chromosome B02, Araip1.1, whole genome shotgun sequence harbors:
- the LOC107627601 gene encoding uncharacterized protein LOC107627601, giving the protein MSAPATISSGDVCSSDDLLLRRLLQRRSPSSDVSSSDDLPPPTSPLATISSGFLLVVLYVLPAKSSVSPFCSGSAVQLAISSHSRVQSQFSGYISLVLGRILGLGARFRVYEIITAFYKGQMKKLVPCLLYLLVLLLDCQLQLLLQLLMPLILQELDHSALCYQRDILQLQGS